In Candidatus Nitrosarchaeum limnium SFB1, the following proteins share a genomic window:
- a CDS encoding hypothetical protein (hypothetical protein Nmar_0344) has protein sequence MNFKRSATSMALALIAVSIISVASIQQDAFAQTTGMSVSATASQGSNTISVSGHTMSQITDITFTVISPSQNIVSVDQIKPDAKGNFSTEFKTNSMWKENGFYTIKVEQSPKGSALYKLSLRVEIINSMTTKTDVTQSTLGPTTYESKPMLRTGLSIGEANSMAGSNIISIVGTTDSANSITMKVIAPNGNVVVVDQFVPILNEQGHFFKDIKTGGPLWKQDGQYQIVAQQGEDPRYKHSIEVGIKDGVVIPEFGTIAVMILAVAIISIIAVSAKSRLSIMPRY, from the coding sequence ATGAATTTTAAGCGATCAGCAACATCTATGGCATTAGCTCTAATAGCAGTGTCAATTATTTCAGTAGCTTCAATTCAGCAGGATGCTTTTGCTCAAACTACAGGAATGTCAGTTTCAGCTACAGCTTCACAAGGGTCTAACACAATATCAGTTAGTGGACATACAATGTCACAAATTACAGATATTACATTTACAGTAATTTCCCCTAGTCAAAACATAGTTAGTGTTGATCAAATAAAACCGGATGCAAAAGGTAACTTTTCCACAGAATTTAAAACAAATTCAATGTGGAAAGAAAATGGATTTTATACAATTAAAGTCGAACAAAGTCCAAAAGGAAGTGCATTATACAAATTATCACTCCGTGTAGAAATAATCAACAGCATGACTACAAAGACAGATGTTACTCAATCCACGTTAGGACCAACAACTTATGAATCAAAACCAATGTTACGAACAGGGTTGTCAATTGGAGAAGCAAATTCAATGGCAGGTTCAAACATAATTTCAATAGTTGGAACTACAGACAGTGCTAATTCCATAACAATGAAGGTGATAGCACCAAATGGAAATGTAGTAGTAGTTGATCAATTTGTACCAATTCTAAATGAACAAGGTCACTTCTTCAAAGACATTAAAACTGGAGGACCATTGTGGAAACAAGATGGACAGTATCAGATCGTAGCTCAACAAGGTGAAGATCCTAGATACAAGCATTCTATTGAAGTCGGAATAAAAGACGGTGTCGTAATTCCAGAATTTGGTACAATTGCAGTTATGATTCTAGCAGTAGCAATTATTTCAATAATTGCAGTATCTGCAAAATCAAGACTTAGCATTATGCCAAGATACTAA